A region from the Aegilops tauschii subsp. strangulata cultivar AL8/78 chromosome 5, Aet v6.0, whole genome shotgun sequence genome encodes:
- the LOC109775940 gene encoding probable trehalose-phosphate phosphatase 7, with translation MAQTTVVVPEVGMTAAAPTACSCPGSLFPYPPPRAGMAVSRKCLRAAQAELGAGMLSGLVESMRASSPTHARAAAALSAGVDDEHAAWMARHPSALGKFEEIVAASKGKQIVMFLDYDGTLSPIVDDPDAAFMSETMRMAVRSVAKHFPTAIVSGRCRDKVFDFVKLAELYYAGSHGMDIKGPAKSSKSKAKGVLFQPASEFLPMIEEVHQRLIEETKHVAGAKVENNKFCVSVHFRCVDEKSWGALAETVKGVMREYPKLRMSQGRMVFEVRPTIKWDKGKALEFLLESLGFADCPNVLPVYIGDDRTDEDAFKVLRRRGQGVGILVSKHPKDTSASFSLQEPAEVMEFLLRLVEWKQLSKARLRLRRQADA, from the exons ATGGCGCAGACGACCGTGGTGGTGCCGGAGGTGGGCATGACTGCGGCCGCGCCCACGGCGTGCTCCTGCCCTGGTTCGCTGTTCCCCTACCCGCCGCCGCGTGCCGGGATGGCCGTGAGCCGCAAGTGCCTGCGGGCGGCGCAGGCGGAGCTTGGCGCCGGGATGCTCAGTGGCCTGGTCGAGTCCATGCGGGCGTCCTCCCCCACGCACGCcagggccgccgccgccctctccgCCGGCGTCGACGACGAGCACGCCGCCTGGATGGCGAGGCACCCGTCCGCCCTGGGAAAGTTCGAGGAGATCGTGGCCGCGTCCAAGGGGAAGCAGATCGTCATGTTCCTGGACTACGACGGCACGCTGTCCCCCATCGTCGATGACCCCGACGCCGCCTTCATGAGCGAGACG ATGCGGATGGCAGTGCGCAGCGTGGCCAAGCACTTCCCGACGGCGATCGTCAGCGGTCGGTGCCGCGACAAG GTGTTTGATTTCGTGAAGCTGGCGGAGCTCTACTACGCCGGCAGCCACGGCATGGACATCAAGGGCCCGGCCAAATCCTCAAAGTCCAAG GCCAAAGGAGTTCTCTTCCAACCGGCAAGCGAGTTCCTGCCCATGATAGAAGAG gtGCATCAACGGCTGATAGAGGAGACGAAGCACGTAGCCGGGGCCAAGGTGGAGAACAACAAGTTCTGCGTGTCAGTTCACTTCAGATGCGTCGACGAAAAG AGCTGGGGCGCGCTGGCGGAGACGGTGAAGGGCGTGATGCGGGAGTACCCCAAGCTGCGCATGTCGCAGGGGCGGATGGTGTTCGAGGTGCGGCCCACCATCAAGTGGGACAAGGGCAAGGCCCTCGAGTTCCTGCTCGAGTCGCTGGGCTTCGCCGACTGCCCCAACGTGCTGCCCGTCTACATCGGCGACGACCGCACCGACGAGGACGCCTTCAAGGTGCTGCGCCGGCGGGGCCAGGGCGTCGGGATCCTCGTCTCCAAGCACCCCAAGGACACCAGCGCCTCCTTCTCGCTGCAGGAGCCGGCCGAGGTCATGGAGTTCCTGCTCCGCCTCGTCGAGTGGAAGCAGCTCTCCAAGGCGCGCCTCAGGCTGCGGCGACAGGCCGACGCCTGA